A genomic stretch from Pararhizobium sp. IMCC21322 includes:
- a CDS encoding TRAP transporter substrate-binding protein → MKRTLISLTTALLMAATGQAMAADKPATIKAVGTWGNLTNYVKHEGPFWNDRIAEATGGQILGDIKPQTELGLKGFEIMRLVKNGVFDFAFGLPGYVAAENPIFEGADLSTLTQDIDTERKVAEAYFPVLEKSFAEIYNAKLMMLYPFPSQTLWCNAEVNGMTDLKGKKIRVYATTLGDFVEGVGGTSVTVSFAEVIPALEKGVVDCAITGTMSAYKANWHQVATHAYTLRVGWGLAFGAMNMDKWNTMTPAQQDMLSAEMAKLNDEMWAETATEDEIAISCITGGACDIGEPGSMKLVEPSEADLAMRDTVATDVVLARWAERCGPECAATWNETVGPILGLTATAK, encoded by the coding sequence ATGAAACGCACATTGATAAGTCTGACAACCGCCCTGCTTATGGCAGCAACCGGCCAGGCAATGGCAGCCGACAAGCCAGCGACGATCAAGGCTGTCGGCACCTGGGGCAATCTCACCAATTATGTGAAACATGAAGGTCCGTTCTGGAATGACCGGATTGCAGAAGCAACCGGCGGACAGATTCTTGGAGATATCAAGCCACAGACCGAACTGGGCCTGAAGGGCTTTGAAATCATGCGTCTGGTTAAAAACGGCGTGTTCGATTTTGCTTTTGGCCTGCCAGGTTATGTTGCCGCTGAAAACCCGATTTTTGAAGGCGCTGACCTGTCAACATTGACGCAGGATATCGACACCGAGCGTAAGGTGGCAGAAGCCTATTTCCCGGTTCTAGAAAAATCCTTTGCCGAAATCTACAACGCCAAGCTGATGATGCTCTATCCGTTCCCAAGCCAGACCTTGTGGTGCAATGCCGAAGTCAACGGCATGACGGATTTGAAGGGCAAGAAAATCCGGGTCTACGCCACAACACTGGGTGATTTTGTCGAAGGCGTTGGCGGCACATCCGTAACCGTGTCTTTTGCTGAAGTTATTCCGGCTCTCGAAAAAGGCGTTGTTGATTGTGCCATCACAGGCACCATGTCGGCTTACAAGGCCAACTGGCATCAGGTCGCAACCCATGCCTACACGTTGCGTGTTGGCTGGGGCCTCGCATTTGGTGCCATGAACATGGACAAGTGGAACACCATGACACCGGCACAGCAGGACATGCTGAGCGCTGAAATGGCCAAGCTCAATGATGAAATGTGGGCCGAAACCGCGACTGAAGACGAAATCGCGATTTCCTGCATCACTGGCGGCGCATGCGACATTGGTGAGCCGGGTTCCATGAAGCTGGTAGAACCTTCAGAAGCCGATCTGGCCATGCGTGATACCGTTGCAACAGACGTTGTGCTTGCACGATGGGCTGAGCGTTGCGGGCCAGAATGTGCGGCAACCTGGAACGAGACTGTAGGTCCGATCCTCGGCCTGACAGCTACGGCCAAGTAA
- a CDS encoding putative hydro-lyase produces the protein MVKATASNYTELRSHSVEAVRQAIRTDQYTGHTAGLAPGKLQANLAILPQEYALDFMRFCQRNPKPCPLVGVSETGDPMLHTLGRAIDVRTDVPGYNIYRNGEMTGSQSSINDLWSDDLVAFALGCSFTFENALLTAGIALWHIEDNRTVPMYRTSLQTIDAGAFGGGTVVSMRAMPANRVEEAIKISSRYPWAHGSPVHIGDPAEIGIADLNQPDWGDQPPDLQDTVPVFWACGVTPQNAIMRAKLPLCITHTPGKMLITDIDETAEIPVI, from the coding sequence ATGGTCAAGGCGACCGCATCAAATTACACGGAACTGCGCTCTCACAGTGTTGAGGCGGTCCGTCAAGCAATTCGCACTGACCAGTATACCGGCCATACTGCAGGCCTTGCGCCCGGCAAGCTGCAGGCCAATCTCGCCATATTACCACAGGAATATGCGCTCGACTTCATGCGCTTCTGTCAGCGCAACCCGAAGCCCTGCCCGCTGGTCGGCGTCTCTGAAACCGGCGATCCAATGTTGCACACTTTGGGGCGGGCGATTGACGTGCGCACCGATGTGCCGGGCTATAATATTTATCGCAATGGCGAAATGACCGGCTCGCAATCCAGCATCAACGATCTGTGGAGCGATGATCTTGTCGCTTTCGCTCTGGGCTGCTCATTCACCTTTGAAAATGCCCTTCTGACTGCAGGAATCGCCCTTTGGCATATCGAGGACAACAGAACCGTCCCCATGTACCGCACGTCATTGCAAACAATTGATGCGGGCGCATTTGGCGGCGGCACAGTTGTTTCCATGCGCGCCATGCCCGCCAACCGTGTCGAAGAAGCGATCAAAATTTCGTCCCGCTACCCCTGGGCGCATGGCAGCCCGGTTCATATCGGTGACCCGGCAGAGATCGGCATTGCCGATTTGAATCAACCTGATTGGGGTGATCAACCACCGGACCTGCAAGACACAGTGCCCGTGTTCTGGGCCTGTGGCGTGACCCCGCAAAACGCAATCATGCGCGCCAAACTACCGCTTTGCATCACCCACACACCCGGCAAAATGCTCATCACCGATATCGATGAAACCGCCGAAATACCAGTCATCTAA
- a CDS encoding TRAP transporter large permease — protein MLLKTLLILVALIALAVPIAASLGWLGLTLQYLESPMPLHRALGDMVWQTGTDFLLVAIPMFVLLGEILLRAGITERMYDGMVKWLGWLPGGLMHSNIGSSALFAATSGSSVATAATIGTIAVPQIHERKYNEPLFLGTIAAGGTLGILIPPSINLILYGLLTDTSVPELYLAGFIPGFLLAVLFMVTIVILCILKPEWGGTAIVATWKERFSALPSLIPPIGIFLVVVGSIYAGIATPTEAASLGVVAAMILAAFNRKLTIDMLRVAIEGTMRTTAMIMLIILAAVFLNFVLSVIGLTQALADFITGLGYTPFQTMLVIIGVLIVLGCFMETLSMLLTTAPLVTPIVIALGYDPVWFGILLMVLLETALITPPIGINLYVVQGIRGRGEMLDVMIGAAPFVLTMFAMIAFLLAFPQLALWLPSLVY, from the coding sequence ATGCTTCTCAAAACCCTTCTCATACTCGTCGCCCTGATTGCTCTGGCGGTCCCCATTGCAGCCTCACTTGGCTGGCTCGGCCTGACCCTGCAATATCTGGAAAGCCCCATGCCACTGCACCGCGCATTGGGTGACATGGTGTGGCAGACCGGAACCGACTTTCTGCTGGTGGCCATTCCCATGTTCGTGCTGCTGGGCGAAATCCTGCTGCGGGCCGGCATTACCGAACGCATGTATGACGGCATGGTCAAATGGCTTGGCTGGTTGCCCGGTGGCCTGATGCATTCCAACATCGGATCCAGCGCCCTCTTTGCAGCAACCTCCGGCTCTTCCGTCGCAACCGCTGCGACGATTGGCACCATCGCTGTGCCGCAGATTCATGAGCGGAAATACAATGAGCCTCTGTTCCTGGGCACGATTGCTGCCGGTGGCACATTGGGTATTCTCATCCCGCCTTCCATCAACCTCATTCTGTATGGCCTGCTGACAGATACGTCTGTTCCGGAACTCTATCTGGCAGGTTTCATTCCAGGCTTTCTGCTGGCCGTCCTGTTCATGGTTACAATCGTTATTCTGTGCATCCTGAAGCCCGAATGGGGCGGGACAGCTATCGTCGCCACATGGAAAGAGCGCTTTTCTGCGCTGCCGTCACTGATACCACCGATTGGTATTTTTCTGGTGGTGGTCGGATCAATCTATGCCGGTATTGCAACCCCAACCGAAGCCGCCTCTTTGGGTGTTGTCGCAGCCATGATCCTGGCGGCATTCAACCGCAAACTGACCATTGATATGTTGCGTGTGGCCATTGAAGGAACAATGCGCACCACGGCCATGATCATGCTCATCATTCTGGCCGCTGTCTTTTTGAACTTTGTGTTGTCGGTGATCGGCCTGACACAGGCATTGGCAGACTTCATCACCGGTCTTGGCTACACACCGTTTCAAACCATGCTCGTCATCATCGGTGTCCTGATCGTGTTGGGCTGTTTTATGGAAACCCTCTCCATGCTGTTGACAACAGCACCTTTGGTCACACCCATTGTCATCGCGCTTGGTTATGATCCGGTCTGGTTTGGCATCCTGTTGATGGTGCTGCTGGAAACGGCGCTCATAACACCACCCATCGGCATTAATCTGTACGTGGTGCAAGGCATTCGCGGGCGCGGAGAAATGCTGGATGTAATGATCGGGGCTGCACCCTTTGTGCTCACCATGTTCGCGATGATTGCTTTTCTTTTGGCATTCCCGCAACTTGCACTTTGGTTGCCTTCGCTGGTCTATTGA
- a CDS encoding TRAP transporter small permease subunit: MDRLLQSARKTSQVLAWIGGSLIILSALLVTLEVILRKWFNISLGGADEVSGYAFGIATSLALAYALFERAHIRVDALYNLFPFPLKIAASLIGLFLLVGFGAVIAWTSWGLVADTLTHGSRSITPLRTPLAIPQIPWIFGWLFFVCCGAILFVAAVKALLTGNADQTDQLIGMKSIDEQIEEEMK, from the coding sequence ATGGATCGACTTCTTCAATCAGCACGCAAAACAAGTCAGGTCCTGGCCTGGATCGGCGGTAGCCTCATCATTCTCTCCGCTCTGCTGGTCACGCTGGAAGTGATCCTGCGCAAATGGTTCAACATCAGTCTGGGTGGAGCCGACGAAGTATCCGGCTACGCGTTCGGCATCGCCACCAGCCTTGCCCTTGCTTATGCTTTATTCGAGCGCGCCCATATTCGCGTTGATGCGCTCTATAATCTTTTCCCTTTTCCCCTGAAAATTGCTGCCAGTCTGATCGGCCTGTTTCTGCTGGTCGGCTTTGGCGCTGTCATTGCCTGGACAAGCTGGGGATTGGTGGCTGACACGCTCACGCACGGCTCGCGCTCCATTACGCCGCTGCGCACACCACTCGCCATTCCGCAAATTCCGTGGATTTTTGGCTGGCTGTTCTTTGTTTGCTGCGGAGCCATTTTGTTTGTTGCTGCAGTCAAGGCACTGCTGACCGGCAATGCGGACCAGACAGACCAGTTGATCGGCATGAAATCCATCGACGAGCAAATTGAAGAGGAGATGAAATAA
- a CDS encoding LysR family transcriptional regulator: MRLNFEQLKTFLMVVRFGGVRRASEHMHLSQPAVTARVQNLEQCLGVDLFDRRKGAMTLTKRGESLLKYAEQYVQLSDLIERDIVDPAGIDLHLRIGVSETIVQAWLPEFVSRLRKEFPNLAIDIAVDISSNLREALLTRSLDLAILLGPVSEFTVDNIDLPDMTLNWYCAAEAVLDDDPAQLFLSNPVVTYARNTRPHRELKSELFNRYGPGISLFPSSSLSACFRMVASGLGVAALPESLAAPELAAGNVRKFDPGWKPKALHFTASYLGDPQSFLLARAANIAKEVANGE, encoded by the coding sequence TTGCGGCTTAACTTTGAACAATTGAAAACCTTCCTGATGGTCGTGCGCTTTGGCGGTGTGCGACGCGCTTCCGAGCACATGCATTTGTCGCAACCCGCTGTCACAGCACGCGTTCAGAATTTGGAACAATGTCTGGGCGTCGATCTGTTTGACCGCAGGAAAGGCGCGATGACGCTGACCAAGCGTGGCGAGTCCCTTCTGAAATATGCCGAGCAATATGTTCAGCTCAGTGATTTGATCGAACGGGATATTGTCGACCCGGCTGGCATTGATCTGCATTTGCGCATTGGCGTTTCAGAAACAATTGTCCAAGCTTGGCTTCCAGAATTTGTCTCCCGGCTCCGAAAGGAGTTTCCCAATCTGGCCATTGATATCGCTGTCGACATCTCCTCCAATTTGCGCGAAGCGCTGCTGACCCGGTCCTTGGATCTTGCCATCCTGCTTGGACCGGTCTCTGAATTCACAGTCGACAACATAGACCTGCCCGATATGACGCTGAACTGGTATTGCGCTGCAGAGGCTGTGCTCGACGATGATCCGGCGCAGCTGTTTCTCTCAAATCCGGTCGTGACCTATGCCCGCAACACCCGCCCGCATCGGGAATTGAAGTCCGAATTGTTCAACCGCTACGGGCCCGGCATTTCTCTCTTTCCATCTTCATCACTGTCAGCCTGTTTTCGCATGGTTGCATCCGGTCTGGGTGTCGCCGCCTTGCCGGAAAGTCTGGCAGCACCCGAACTTGCAGCGGGAAATGTCCGCAAATTCGATCCGGGCTGGAAACCGAAAGCACTACACTTCACAGCATCTTACCTTGGTGATCCGCAGTCATTTTTATTGGCGCGCGCCGCAAATATCGCAAAAGAAGTGGCCAATGGGGAATGA
- a CDS encoding sugar ABC transporter substrate-binding protein has product MLNRRTLLGATMGVALCLTGGTAAFAAEDKMQIAYLSPSFDISDAWERVYWAMRGRLDEKGVEYDVIQLAVQDATDHAGQLAQVESVIERGVDYVMLGATEYESAIPGLRKLKAAGVGVVVYNFLEPHEDEQARAAQYIAFDHYEGGRIAGEWAVGRLGGKGKVAVLQGVPGVVSDKRMNGFLDVVKKSPDIEIVIGVHTDFDRVKAFDATNNLIVAEPDLDLIYGVSTGVGLGIGQALKGAGLSDKVLSMGFGGTGDEITAMKEGWLSASPLRMIDDSGVAVADAFIALSKGEKVEPVWSGPFTMIDWESDADELIAKANRYSRPAMGR; this is encoded by the coding sequence ATGCTAAATCGGAGAACACTGCTAGGGGCCACTATGGGGGTGGCACTTTGTCTAACTGGCGGAACCGCAGCATTTGCCGCCGAAGACAAGATGCAGATCGCCTATCTATCACCATCCTTTGATATCTCCGACGCTTGGGAGCGCGTCTATTGGGCGATGCGCGGGCGTCTGGATGAGAAGGGGGTCGAGTATGATGTCATCCAACTCGCCGTTCAGGATGCCACAGATCACGCGGGCCAACTGGCTCAGGTGGAATCGGTGATTGAACGTGGTGTTGACTATGTGATGCTCGGTGCCACCGAATACGAATCCGCAATTCCAGGACTGCGCAAGCTCAAGGCAGCAGGCGTTGGGGTTGTGGTCTATAACTTCCTCGAACCGCATGAAGATGAGCAGGCTCGGGCTGCGCAGTACATTGCCTTTGATCACTATGAGGGTGGTCGGATTGCTGGAGAGTGGGCCGTTGGACGCCTTGGTGGCAAAGGCAAGGTCGCCGTGCTTCAGGGTGTGCCGGGCGTCGTCAGTGACAAGCGGATGAATGGTTTCCTTGACGTAGTGAAGAAGTCACCTGACATCGAAATTGTCATCGGTGTGCATACTGACTTCGATCGAGTAAAGGCATTTGATGCTACAAATAATCTGATCGTAGCAGAGCCTGACCTCGACTTGATTTACGGCGTTTCTACTGGTGTTGGTCTTGGCATTGGGCAGGCTTTGAAAGGTGCGGGCCTTTCAGACAAAGTGCTGTCCATGGGCTTTGGCGGCACGGGTGATGAGATCACTGCAATGAAAGAAGGCTGGCTTAGCGCGTCACCGCTTCGCATGATTGATGACAGCGGTGTTGCTGTGGCCGATGCCTTTATCGCTCTGTCCAAAGGCGAAAAAGTAGAGCCCGTATGGTCTGGCCCCTTCACAATGATCGACTGGGAATCCGATGCTGACGAACTTATTGCGAAAGCCAATCGGTACTCTCGTCCCGCAATGGGAAGATAA
- a CDS encoding SDR family oxidoreductase — protein sequence MPKDLDGKTIIVTGAGKGIGRATCLMLSELCANVVALSRTASDLSSLQAETGCQTYALDIGNSAELRTVVQGVVAADGLVNCAGINILEPFLEVTEESFDEIYAINTKAAMIAAQEFSKTLIAAKRKGAIVNVSSMSSFVGFADHTSYCASKGAMDAMSRVMANELGEHGIRVNCINPIITMTELAAEAWSDPVKSGPILSRVPVGHFADVDDIANLIVFLLSENSRMLNATAIPVDGGFLAR from the coding sequence ATGCCCAAGGATCTGGACGGAAAAACAATTATTGTCACCGGCGCCGGAAAAGGCATCGGACGAGCGACATGTTTGATGTTGTCTGAACTGTGTGCAAATGTCGTGGCTTTGTCGAGAACAGCGTCAGATTTGAGTTCCTTACAGGCCGAAACCGGATGCCAAACCTATGCTCTCGACATCGGGAATTCTGCTGAACTTCGGACAGTGGTGCAGGGTGTGGTAGCTGCCGACGGCTTGGTTAACTGTGCCGGAATCAATATTCTGGAACCCTTTTTGGAAGTCACCGAAGAGAGCTTTGACGAAATCTATGCGATCAATACAAAGGCCGCGATGATTGCAGCGCAAGAATTCAGCAAGACGTTGATTGCTGCGAAGCGTAAGGGTGCCATCGTAAACGTGTCCAGCATGTCGTCGTTTGTTGGCTTTGCCGATCATACGTCATATTGCGCATCAAAGGGTGCAATGGATGCAATGAGCCGCGTAATGGCGAACGAACTGGGCGAACACGGCATTCGCGTTAACTGCATCAACCCGATTATAACTATGACAGAATTAGCTGCGGAAGCTTGGAGCGATCCTGTGAAATCAGGACCCATCCTGTCGCGCGTTCCTGTTGGTCACTTTGCGGACGTTGACGATATCGCAAACCTGATAGTGTTTCTTCTGTCGGAAAATTCGCGGATGCTGAATGCGACCGCCATACCGGTCGATGGCGGGTTTTTGGCGAGATAG
- a CDS encoding hydantoinase B/oxoprolinase family protein, with protein sequence MCLMWQFWVDRGGTFTDIVGQRPDGALVSHKLLSENPEQYPDAAVQGIRDLLKLDSVQPIPKGSISAVKMGTTVATNALLERKGDRTLLLITEGFKDLLRIGYQTRPKLFDLHIVMPELLYSDVAEVPERLDAEGKIIRPLDLATAKSALQAAYDRGLRGVAIAFMHAYLNPDHEMQVAEIARQIGYTQVSTSHETSKLIKLVGRGDTTVVDAYLSPILRRYVNQVADALDLEGGACERLFFMQSNGGLTDAGLFQGKDAILSGPAGGVVGMVKTAHQAGFEKLIGFDMGGTSTDVCHYAGDYERSFETEVAGVRMRAPMMNIHTVAAGGGSILTFRNGRYQVGPESAGANPGPACYRRGGPLTVTDCNVMLGKLNPDHFPPVFGPNADAPLDKNVVAQKFLELAQEIADATNADALSPEETAEGFLRIAVENMANAIKKISVQRGYDVTQYTLNCFGGAGGQHACLVADALGMTSVFLHPFAGVLSAYGMGLAEIRALREVQFEQPVAKQAEAVSVLSNLAKEARDEVAGQGVATDKITVLKRAHLRYAGSHQSLEVPFSTEAEMRTNFDEAHISRFGFASPGRALNIEMLSVEAIGGAEDVTEPDSAGPETEAKPADQIPLYGKGAWQKVPLYQREALAVGQVVTGPAIITESTGTNSLEPGWRARVDTFGNLILERFEANAREAAIGTDADPIMLEVFNNLFMSIAEQMGATLANTAYSVNIKERLDFSCALFDASGDLVANAPHVPVHLGSMADSVRTVARLNADTMKTGDSFMLNAPFNGGTHLPDVTVITPVFDNAGSDILFYVGSRGHHADIGGRTPGSAPPDSKHIDEEGVLIDNFKLVDQGTLQEEATRALLASGRYPCRNIDHNMADLEAQIAANATGIREVHRMIDTFGLDVVLAYMRHVQDNAEASVKQVIGRLKDGSFTYPIDSGAQIKVTISVDHDKQEAVLDFTGTSEQDVYNYNAPRSICGAAVLYVFRTLVGSDIPLNEGCLKPLKIIAPEGTMINPLYPAAVIAGNTEVSQAIANCLYGALGALACSQATMNNFVWGTDTFQNYETIGGGTGAGPGFDGASAVQSHMTNTRMTDPEVLEQRFPVRVEEFAIRDGSGGKGKWSGGNGIRRRLRYLEPVIVTVLTSHRITQPFGVDGGAPGASGENWVIRKDGAKERLKSNDEADLLADDQIEMLTPGGGGWGHS encoded by the coding sequence ATGTGTCTCATGTGGCAATTCTGGGTAGATCGTGGCGGCACTTTCACCGACATCGTGGGACAACGTCCAGATGGTGCATTGGTGTCCCATAAATTACTGTCCGAGAACCCGGAGCAATATCCTGATGCAGCCGTTCAGGGCATTCGCGATCTCCTGAAGCTTGATAGCGTCCAACCCATTCCAAAAGGCAGCATTTCCGCTGTCAAAATGGGGACGACCGTCGCCACAAATGCGCTTTTGGAGCGCAAGGGAGATCGCACGCTGTTGCTGATCACCGAAGGCTTCAAGGACCTGCTGCGCATCGGGTATCAGACCCGCCCCAAATTGTTTGACCTTCACATTGTCATGCCGGAACTGCTTTACAGCGATGTCGCGGAAGTGCCTGAACGGCTGGATGCGGAGGGTAAAATCATTCGTCCGCTTGATCTGGCCACTGCAAAATCGGCGCTGCAGGCCGCCTATGATCGCGGCCTGCGCGGCGTCGCGATAGCCTTCATGCATGCCTATCTCAATCCCGATCATGAAATGCAGGTCGCTGAAATCGCCCGCCAGATCGGCTATACGCAAGTGTCCACCAGCCATGAAACCTCCAAGCTCATCAAGCTGGTGGGTCGTGGTGACACCACAGTGGTCGATGCCTATCTCTCCCCAATTTTGCGGCGCTACGTCAATCAGGTCGCTGATGCGCTGGACCTGGAAGGCGGTGCCTGCGAGCGCCTGTTTTTCATGCAGTCCAATGGCGGACTGACCGATGCTGGCCTGTTTCAGGGTAAGGACGCCATTTTGTCCGGCCCGGCAGGCGGCGTGGTCGGCATGGTCAAAACCGCGCATCAGGCCGGGTTTGAAAAACTCATCGGCTTCGATATGGGCGGTACATCCACAGATGTCTGCCACTACGCGGGAGACTATGAGCGCTCCTTTGAAACCGAAGTGGCTGGCGTGCGCATGCGAGCCCCCATGATGAACATCCACACGGTGGCCGCAGGCGGTGGCTCAATCCTGACCTTCCGCAATGGGCGCTATCAGGTGGGACCGGAAAGCGCAGGTGCTAATCCCGGCCCGGCCTGCTATCGCCGTGGCGGCCCGCTAACCGTGACCGATTGCAATGTTATGCTAGGCAAGCTCAACCCGGATCATTTCCCACCTGTGTTTGGTCCCAATGCTGACGCACCATTGGACAAGAATGTCGTGGCGCAAAAGTTCCTTGAACTGGCACAGGAAATTGCCGACGCCACCAACGCGGACGCCTTGAGTCCGGAAGAAACCGCTGAAGGGTTTCTGCGCATTGCCGTTGAAAACATGGCCAATGCGATCAAGAAGATTTCCGTTCAACGCGGTTATGATGTGACCCAATATACGCTGAATTGTTTTGGCGGTGCCGGTGGCCAGCACGCCTGCCTAGTTGCTGATGCCTTGGGCATGACAAGTGTATTCCTGCATCCCTTTGCTGGCGTCTTGTCCGCCTACGGCATGGGACTTGCTGAAATCCGTGCCTTGCGGGAAGTGCAATTTGAACAGCCTGTGGCCAAGCAAGCCGAGGCCGTGTCTGTGCTGTCCAATCTGGCCAAAGAGGCACGCGATGAAGTGGCCGGTCAAGGCGTTGCAACCGACAAGATTACCGTCCTGAAACGCGCGCATTTACGGTATGCCGGATCTCACCAATCACTTGAAGTTCCCTTCAGCACCGAAGCGGAAATGCGCACCAATTTTGACGAAGCCCATATTTCCCGCTTTGGTTTTGCCTCTCCCGGACGCGCGCTCAACATTGAAATGCTGAGTGTAGAAGCCATTGGCGGCGCGGAAGATGTTACGGAACCAGATAGCGCTGGCCCGGAAACCGAAGCCAAACCAGCCGACCAGATACCCCTTTACGGCAAAGGGGCTTGGCAGAAAGTTCCGCTCTATCAACGTGAGGCTCTGGCCGTTGGTCAAGTGGTGACAGGCCCGGCCATCATCACGGAATCCACAGGAACCAACTCTCTGGAACCGGGCTGGCGCGCCCGTGTCGACACATTTGGCAATCTGATACTGGAGCGCTTTGAAGCCAATGCTCGCGAAGCTGCCATCGGCACAGATGCAGATCCGATCATGCTGGAAGTCTTTAACAACCTCTTCATGTCGATTGCCGAGCAAATGGGCGCAACCCTTGCCAACACGGCCTATTCGGTCAACATCAAGGAGCGACTGGACTTTTCATGCGCCCTGTTTGATGCCAGTGGCGATCTCGTCGCCAATGCACCCCATGTGCCGGTGCATCTGGGGTCCATGGCTGACAGTGTGCGAACCGTTGCAAGACTGAATGCCGACACCATGAAAACCGGCGACAGCTTCATGCTCAATGCGCCGTTTAATGGCGGAACCCATCTACCCGATGTCACTGTGATCACGCCTGTTTTCGACAATGCCGGCAGCGACATATTGTTTTATGTCGGTTCGCGCGGCCACCATGCCGATATTGGCGGTCGCACCCCCGGCTCCGCGCCACCTGACAGCAAGCATATTGATGAAGAAGGCGTGCTGATCGACAATTTCAAACTCGTTGATCAGGGCACTTTACAAGAAGAAGCCACACGAGCGCTGCTCGCTTCAGGGCGCTATCCATGCCGCAACATTGATCACAATATGGCTGATCTGGAAGCGCAGATTGCAGCCAACGCCACAGGCATCCGTGAAGTTCACCGCATGATCGACACTTTTGGGCTGGACGTGGTGCTGGCCTATATGCGCCATGTTCAGGACAACGCAGAAGCCTCGGTCAAACAAGTTATTGGCCGGTTGAAAGATGGCTCCTTCACCTACCCGATTGACAGTGGCGCACAGATCAAGGTGACGATCAGCGTCGATCATGACAAGCAGGAAGCCGTGCTTGATTTCACCGGCACGTCTGAGCAAGACGTTTACAATTACAACGCGCCACGATCCATCTGTGGTGCAGCCGTGCTTTATGTGTTCAGAACCCTGGTCGGCAGTGACATTCCGCTGAATGAAGGCTGTCTGAAACCACTGAAAATCATTGCGCCGGAAGGCACCATGATCAACCCGCTTTATCCAGCGGCCGTGATTGCCGGCAATACGGAAGTCAGCCAGGCCATTGCCAATTGCCTGTATGGCGCATTGGGCGCATTGGCCTGTTCGCAAGCCACCATGAACAATTTTGTCTGGGGCACAGATACTTTCCAGAACTATGAGACCATTGGCGGCGGCACAGGTGCCGGGCCGGGTTTTGATGGCGCAAGCGCTGTGCAATCACACATGACCAACACCCGTATGACAGACCCAGAGGTGCTGGAACAACGTTTCCCGGTTCGGGTTGAGGAATTTGCCATTCGAGACGGCTCTGGCGGCAAGGGCAAATGGTCCGGCGGCAACGGCATCAGGCGTCGCCTGCGCTATCTGGAACCGGTCATTGTCACAGTACTGACCTCACACCGCATCACTCAACCCTTCGGCGTGGATGGCGGTGCACCTGGTGCATCCGGCGAAAATTGGGTCATTCGCAAGGACGGCGCAAAGGAGCGTCTGAAAAGCAACGACGAGGCAGATTTGTTGGCAGATGATCAGATTGAAATGCTCACACCCGGTGGCGGCGGCTGGGGGCACTCCTGA